The Pseudomonas viciae genomic interval CGCCGAAGCGGTCCTGGCGCACATGGTCCAAGCCCTGTGGTTGGTTGCGCAGACCTTGGAAACGGCGCCGACGACCCTTGCCAGCACACTCGACAGCTTGCCCGCGAGGCAACGCGAACAGGTACTGGAAGGGTTCAACGCGACCCATCAGCCGCACCCACGTGACACCCTGCTGCAACAACCTTTCGAACAGCAGGCCGCGTTGCGCCCCGACGCCGTGGCCGCGTATGTTGCAACCGCAACCGCCGGTACCACGACGCTCACCTATGGCCAGCTCAACCGCCAGGCCAACCAACTGGCCCATGCCTTGCTGGCGTCCGGATTGCGCCCCGATGATCGGGTGGCGATCTGTCTGGAGCGCGGCCCGCACCTGCTGGTCGCCTTGCTGGCCATCTTGAAGGCCGGCGCCGCCTACGTGCCCCTGGATCCTACTTACCCGCCGGCCCGCCTGCTGCACATGCTCGAAGACAGCGCACCGCGCCTGGTCCTGAGCAGCCAGTCACTTCGAGGTCGGCTACCGGCCGCGACGACGGCCGAGCGCTGGGAGCTGGACGCCCCAGCGTTGCAAGCACAGTTGGCCGCCTTGCCGATGGAAAATCCCGACGTCAACGGCCTGCACGCGGCGCACCTGGCCTATGTGATCTACACCTCCGGCTCGACCGGACTGCCCAAGGGCGTGATGATCGAACACCGAAACGCCTGCAACCTGCTGCACTGGGCCCTGCGCAGCTTCGAGGCGGATGAACTGCAACGCAGCCTGTTCGCCACCTCGATCAATTTCGACCTGGCGGTGTTCGAATGCTTTGTCCCCCTAGCCGCCGGCGCAGCCCTGCAACTGGTCGACAATGCCTTGGCCCTGGTTTCGCAGGCCAGCGCCGTAACGCTGATCAACAGCGTACCTTCGGCGGTCGAGGAACTGCTCAGGATCGGCGCCATCCCCGGCGCGACCCGAGTCGTCAACCTGGCCGGCGAACCGCTCAAGGCGCGCCTGGTGGAACAGCTGTTCGCCCAGAGCGCCACGCGTCGAGTGTGCAACCTCTACGGACCGACGGAAACCACCACCTACTCGACCTGGTTGTCGATGCGTCGCGAAGAGGGCTACGTGGCCGGCATTGGCCGACCGCTGGACAACACCCGCGTGTACCTGCTCGATCGCCATCGCCAGCCGGTGCCGCTGGGGGTGGCCGGGGAAATCTACATAGGCGGCGCGGGCGTGGCGCGCGGCTACCTGAACCGGCCGGAGCTGAGCGCCGAGCGGTTTCTGCCCGACCCTTTTGTCACCACGCCCGACGCGCGTATGTACCGCACGGGTGATCTGGGGCGCTGGCGTGCCGATGGTCACCTGGAATACCTGGGGCGTAACGATTTCCAGGTCAAGGTACGCGGCTTTCGCATCGAACTGGGTGAGATCGAAACCCAGTTGCTCGGCATGCCGGGCCTGCGCGAAGCGGTGGTAGTGGCTCAACCCGGCCCTTCCGGCGACTCGCGCCTGGTCGCCTACCTGGTGCCCCATGACGCCGCCAGCCCTGCCCCGGTTCTGGCCGAAGTCCGCGCCCATCTGCAAAGCCGTTTGCCGGACTACATGCTGCCCAGTGCATGCGTCGTCCTGGCCAGCCTGCCGCTGACGCCCAACGGCAAACTCGATCGCCAAGCTTTGCCAGCGCCTGCGGCAGCGTCCGGTGGCCACGCCAAACAGGCGCCACGCGGGGCCACCGAACGACGCCTGGCAGCGATCTGGACGCAGGTACTCGGTGAACCGGACATCGGTCGCGAGGATGACTTCTTCAGCCTCGGCGGGCACTCGCTGTTGGCGGTACAACTGCTCGAACAACTGCGGCGCAACGGTTGGGACCTGGACATCCGCAGCGTTTTCGAACGCCCGACCCTTGCCACCTTGGCCCAGCGTCTGGAGACACTCGGCACTGGCGCCGCGCCTGAAGCCAGTGCCACGCGCATTCCTACCCCTTGCTCACAGATCACCCCGTCGATGCTCGACCTGATCGAGTTGCCCCAGGCCCAGATCGACCTGATCGCTGCCCGGGTCCCCGGCGGTGCCGCCAACATCCAGGATATCTATCCGCTGGGACCCTTGCAGGAAGGCATGCTCTATCACCATCGTGCGCAAAGCGCCGGGGATCGCTACGTGTTGCGCAGCCTGCTGGCGTTTACCGACGAGGCACGCCTGCAAGGCTTCTGCGCCGCACTGGAGCAGGTCATCGCCCGGCACGACGCCTTGCGCACCCTGGTGCTCTGGGAAGACTTGGACGAACCCCTGCAAGTGGTCTTGCGCCAGGTGGCCTTCGTGCCTCGTCGCCTGTTATTCAGCGGTGACGACATCGCCGGGCAATTGCAGGCCAGCGCCGATCCCCGCCATTACCGACTCGACTTGCGCCAGGCACCGCTGATCGAGGCGCGGGAGGCGTTCGATGCCGTCCATGAGCGCTGGTTGCTGTTGCTGCTGCATCATCACGTAGTGGTGGATCACACGTCGCTGGAGCTGATGATCGAGGAGATCGCCCTGATCGAAGGCGCCCGCCAGGCAGACTTGCCGCCACCCACCAGCACCCGTGGGTTGGTGGCCCAGGCTCGACAGGCGCACGTCGAGGCGGCTGCGCGGACATTTTTCAGCGAGCAGTTGGGCGACCTGGAGGAACCCACCCTGCCCTTTGCCATCGATCTGGAAACCGATCCGCGCTGGCAGGCTCTGGAACACCGGCAAGCGCTGCCGACCGAACTGGCTCGGCGCTTGCGTCAACAGGCCAGCGCCCACGGGGTGAGCGCGGCCAGTATCTGTCACTTGGCCTGGGCGTTGGTCTTGAGTCACCTCAGCGGGCGCGATGACGTGGTTTTCGGCACGGTCCTGTTCGGGCGTCTGCAGGCCGGGGCCCACGCGGACCGGACCGTGGGGCTGTTCATCAACACCTTGCCGTTGCGCGTGCGCCTGGATGACGGTGTGCAGGTAGTGCTGGCCCGCGTGCAGCATGCCTTGAACGGTTTGCTGAGCCACGAGCAGACCCCGCTGGCCTTGGCCCAGCGTTGCAGCGCCATGCCGGCGGGCACCGCGCTGTTCAGCGCGTTGTTCAATTACCGCTACAGCCATGCCGAGCAGGCGAACCTGCGCCAGGCCATGCCGGGAATGAGCTTGTTGCACAGCGAAGAGCGCACCCATTATCCGTTCAACCTGGCGGTGGACGACCTGGGCGAAGGTTTTCAACTGACCGCCCAGACCCACCCCGGGCACGCCCCGGCCCGGCTCGTCGGGTTCATGCAGCAAGCCTTGGGTGCGTTGGTGGAAGCGCTGGAGCAAGCCGGCGATACCTCCGTGCTGCAATTGTGCGTGCTGCCAGCCGAAGAAAAGGCGCAATTGGACCGCCTCAACCCACCGCTCGCCGCGCAGGCCCCCGCCGCGACCCTCCAACAACGCTTTGCCGAACAGGCCGCGCGCAGCCCGGACGCCCTGGCGGTCATCGACGAACACCAAGCCCTGAGCTTTCGTCAGCTCAACCAACAGGCCAATCGCCTGGCCCATCACCTGCTCGCGATGGGTATACAGCGCGGCCAGCGCATCGCGGTCTGCCTGGAACGCGAGGCCCATCTGGCGATCGCCCTGCTGGCAGTGTGGAAAGCCGGTTGCGCCTATGTACCGCTGGATCCGGACTACCCGGTGACACGCCTGGCTTACATGCTCAGCGACAGCGCCCCGGCCGCCCTGCTTACCCAGGAACACGTGCGCGACCGGCTACCGTCTTTCGACGGCGGACCGTTGCTCAGCCTCGATGCACAATCGGAAGGGCTCGCGGCCTGGCAGCAGGCCTGCGCAGACAACCCCGATGGCGCCGCGCTGGGACAGCAGCCCAGCGACCTGGCCTACCTGATCTATACCTCAGGTTCCACCGGACAGCCCAAAGGCGTCATGGTCGAACACCGCTCGGTGCTCAACCTTTGGGCCGGGTTGCGCCAGCGCCTGGACGATCTGCCGCCCGGTACGCGCTGTTCACTCAACGCCTCTGTCGCCTTCGATGCCTCGGTGCAGCAGCTCTGCCAATGGCTGAGCGGCCACTGCCTGGTGCTGGTCCCCAAACGCGTGCGTCTGGATGCAGGCGCCTTGCTCGGCTACCTCAGCGCCCAGCAGGTCACTGTATTCGATTGCACCCCAAGCCAGATGCAGGCCTTGCTCAAGCACCGACAAACGCTGGCAGCGGCCGAGCCGTTGCCGCGGCGCATCCTGCTTGGCGGCGAAGCGGTGTCCAGCGAGTTGTGGACGCAGTTGGCCGGCGAGTACGAGGTACGCGTGTTGAACGTCTACGGCCCCACCGAATGCACGGTCGACACCACCAGCGCCTGGCTCGATCACCATTCGCAGCCAAGCCTGGGCCAGCCGCTGCCCAACACTCAGGTGCAGGTGCTCGATGGCCATGGCCGACGCGCGCCGTTGGGGGGGGCTGGGGAAATTCATATTGGTGGCTATGGCGTGGCCCGTGGTTACTGGCAACGCGAAGACCTGACCCGCGAGCGTTTCATTGTCGACCCGTTTACCCGCCAGCCGGGCGCGCGGCTCTATCGCACCGGTGACCTCGGCCGCTGGGAGCTGGATGGCAGCCTCAGCTACTTGGGGCGCACGGACTTTCAAGTGAAGATCCATGGGCACCGCATCGAGCTGGGTGAAATCGAAAGCCACCTACTGGCGCTGCCCGGCGTGCGCCAGGCCGTGGTGGTGGGGCGCGCCGACCGCCATGGCGTGACGCGCCTGGTCGCCTACCTGCAAGGCTCGGCCCTGCCCACCCCGAGCCAGGCACGCACCACCCTTGGTGAACGTTTGCCCGATTACATGCTGCCTAGCGCGTATGTGCGCCTGGACAGCCTGCCATTGACCGCCAACGGCAAGCTCGACCGCAACGCCCTGCCAGAACCTGACGCCCAGGCCTTTGTGCAAACGAACTATGCAGCCCCGCAAGGTGAGGTGGAGATCACTCTGGCGGCGCTCTGGTGCGAGCTGCTGAATGTCGAGCGGGTCGGTCGCCACGACAATTTCTTTGCCCTGGGCGGTCACTCGTTGATCGCCATGAGTCTGGTCGAGCGCATGCGCCAGCAGCGCTTGCGGGTGGATATCAGCCAACTGTTCACCGCCCCGACCCTGGCAGGTCTGGCCGCGGCCACTACCCCTTTGAAGGAGATGCTCCTGTGACTGCGGCTCAACTGCTGGCTTTGCTCAAACAACGTGGTGTGACCCTGTCATTGCGCGGCGATCAATTATCGGTGGTGGCCGACGATCAGGTCCTGGCCGACCAGGAGCTGATCGCGCTGCTGCGCAGCCACAAACCGGCACTGATCGAAGCCTTGCGCCAGCCTGTCGCGCTACCGCCCCTCGAGAGCGGATTGCCCAAGGGAACCACGCACGTTACCCCAGCGATGTTCGACCTCTGCCAGCTGGACGAAGCCCAGGTCGCCAGCATCGTTGCCGGCGTACCGGGCGGCGCCGCCAATATCCAGGACATCTACCCACTGGTGCCCTTGCAAGCGGGCATTCTCTTTCATCACCTGCTCCAACAGCGCGGCGACACCTATCTGCTGAACGTGCTGCTGGCCTTCGACGACGAGCCCTGTTTGCGGCGCTTCATGGACGCGCTCAACCAAGCCATCGCCCGCCATGACATCCTGCGCACCGCCTTGGCCT includes:
- a CDS encoding non-ribosomal peptide synthetase, whose protein sequence is MIEPRCFSLSSTQQSVWLDQLLSPDIPSYNIGVTVQIHGAVDLAVFAAAVRVVVAQHDALRLIFSESDGHAQQRVATDLEAPFAYHDWRGEPEARAQALATITQLNRTPFALYDQPLWGMEWFQLSDTEALWNSRYHHLICDGTSVGLVGQAVSAAYNQLLRGEQPVLDPELARGYRTFAARDQEYLRSSRYDKAREYWLEQFAALPEPLFQAARSPSVKRQPQPNAAAHAVSAQATWPLGTQRLDALSQLAKAQGATLSHCLSALLAAYFSRVTDQRENLVIGLPVHNRANALQKRTVGMFSSVLPLAVAVDPLANFTQTVQQVAGQTLRSYRHQRYPLQALHRELRARAGHPGHLFELMLSVEQYPGDVNLGSARCSLRTWHSGYERYPLAVYLRDYEAQTEPFLELNYDPRLFNAEQIAAHLRRLEHLTEQVLADPTRALADWPLLDDTERHQVIEKFNATTRDYPANEPLHVLFEAQVQRRPEATAVLDGDHSLSYRQLDQRAERLARHLAASGVETGSKVAVCMARAASLIVSILAILKRGAAYVPIDRDAPTAHQARVLVDCGTAWLLSAGDSPAPKDGVLVIDVEALTEDPTAGPSRLLASSAGDVAYVMYTSGSTGAPKGVQVPHRAVTRLVRNNGFAEFNAQDRIALAANPAFDASTLEIWGALLNGGCLVVCPRDTLLDAARFNEHLLHHEVSVLWLTAGLFHQFAEPLAPAFRSLRYLMVGGDVLDPRRIAQVLRHSPPQHLLNGYGPTESTTFATTHRISLEDALSGDIPIGKPIGNTQVYVLDEQRRPLPIGVAGELYIGGDGLALGYLNQPQLSEQRFVPNPFQPGSRLYRTGDLARWRADGVLMFLGRNDFQVKIRGFRIELGEIEAQLKALPEVSEAVVLADAQQRLLAYFTATTVQEPSELRARLAAVLPDYMLPATFVQVDSFALTANGKLDRRALPEPDETHFAQQRYEAPQGPVETRLAELWAQVLGVPRVGRQDNFFALGGHSLMAVQLVEQLRVQGWSLDVGTLFNASNLLNLALALEHPGEPVEACEAVTASIPPHCVRITPENVPLVNLPQAQIDRIVASVDGGTANVQDIYPLAPLQEGLLFQHLLQPTDDAYLLRATLAFDSRERLQGFIAAFDQVIARHDILRSAVLWEGLDEPVQVVWRTARLPVVHLADGETFAERALDIRRAPLAQAFTRFDAPRQQWQLQLVHHHLAIDHATLGLLFAEVRALMLDPDHRLPPSVPFRPFVAQAREPRRQASAEAYFQRLLGDVDEPTLPYGLHDIQGTGRDNREAQCQLEPALSLRLRRLAKTQGVGVASLFHLAWAMLVGKTSGRDDVVFGTVLFGRFTGGQQVDRALGMFINTLPLRIDLDTPLHTALRQIHTRLIELLAHEHAPLALAQRCSALPAQAPLFTALLNFRHSQAQHSARPEFDLPGIQVLGSEERSNYPFCLSVDDLGDGFALTAQIQRSVCAEAVLAHMVQALWLVAQTLETAPTTLASTLDSLPARQREQVLEGFNATHQPHPRDTLLQQPFEQQAALRPDAVAAYVATATAGTTTLTYGQLNRQANQLAHALLASGLRPDDRVAICLERGPHLLVALLAILKAGAAYVPLDPTYPPARLLHMLEDSAPRLVLSSQSLRGRLPAATTAERWELDAPALQAQLAALPMENPDVNGLHAAHLAYVIYTSGSTGLPKGVMIEHRNACNLLHWALRSFEADELQRSLFATSINFDLAVFECFVPLAAGAALQLVDNALALVSQASAVTLINSVPSAVEELLRIGAIPGATRVVNLAGEPLKARLVEQLFAQSATRRVCNLYGPTETTTYSTWLSMRREEGYVAGIGRPLDNTRVYLLDRHRQPVPLGVAGEIYIGGAGVARGYLNRPELSAERFLPDPFVTTPDARMYRTGDLGRWRADGHLEYLGRNDFQVKVRGFRIELGEIETQLLGMPGLREAVVVAQPGPSGDSRLVAYLVPHDAASPAPVLAEVRAHLQSRLPDYMLPSACVVLASLPLTPNGKLDRQALPAPAAASGGHAKQAPRGATERRLAAIWTQVLGEPDIGREDDFFSLGGHSLLAVQLLEQLRRNGWDLDIRSVFERPTLATLAQRLETLGTGAAPEASATRIPTPCSQITPSMLDLIELPQAQIDLIAARVPGGAANIQDIYPLGPLQEGMLYHHRAQSAGDRYVLRSLLAFTDEARLQGFCAALEQVIARHDALRTLVLWEDLDEPLQVVLRQVAFVPRRLLFSGDDIAGQLQASADPRHYRLDLRQAPLIEAREAFDAVHERWLLLLLHHHVVVDHTSLELMIEEIALIEGARQADLPPPTSTRGLVAQARQAHVEAAARTFFSEQLGDLEEPTLPFAIDLETDPRWQALEHRQALPTELARRLRQQASAHGVSAASICHLAWALVLSHLSGRDDVVFGTVLFGRLQAGAHADRTVGLFINTLPLRVRLDDGVQVVLARVQHALNGLLSHEQTPLALAQRCSAMPAGTALFSALFNYRYSHAEQANLRQAMPGMSLLHSEERTHYPFNLAVDDLGEGFQLTAQTHPGHAPARLVGFMQQALGALVEALEQAGDTSVLQLCVLPAEEKAQLDRLNPPLAAQAPAATLQQRFAEQAARSPDALAVIDEHQALSFRQLNQQANRLAHHLLAMGIQRGQRIAVCLEREAHLAIALLAVWKAGCAYVPLDPDYPVTRLAYMLSDSAPAALLTQEHVRDRLPSFDGGPLLSLDAQSEGLAAWQQACADNPDGAALGQQPSDLAYLIYTSGSTGQPKGVMVEHRSVLNLWAGLRQRLDDLPPGTRCSLNASVAFDASVQQLCQWLSGHCLVLVPKRVRLDAGALLGYLSAQQVTVFDCTPSQMQALLKHRQTLAAAEPLPRRILLGGEAVSSELWTQLAGEYEVRVLNVYGPTECTVDTTSAWLDHHSQPSLGQPLPNTQVQVLDGHGRRAPLGGAGEIHIGGYGVARGYWQREDLTRERFIVDPFTRQPGARLYRTGDLGRWELDGSLSYLGRTDFQVKIHGHRIELGEIESHLLALPGVRQAVVVGRADRHGVTRLVAYLQGSALPTPSQARTTLGERLPDYMLPSAYVRLDSLPLTANGKLDRNALPEPDAQAFVQTNYAAPQGEVEITLAALWCELLNVERVGRHDNFFALGGHSLIAMSLVERMRQQRLRVDISQLFTAPTLAGLAAATTPLKEMLL